The DNA segment GCTGCTGCATGCCGGCGCTGGTCTGGCTGGCGATGGCGGCGGACTGGTCGGCGGTGCTGCGGGCGTCCTGCACCGAGCGTTTCACATCGGCGATGATCGGCTGCAGCTTGTCGAGGAAGCGGTTGAACCAGCCGGCCAGTTCGCCCAGTTCGTCCTGGCGGGCGTAGTCGAGGCGGCGGGTCAGGTCGCCTTCGCCGCTGGCGATGTCCTTGAGCATGCCGGCCACGCCGAGGATCGGCCGGGTCACGCCACGGGCGGTGAGCCACACCAGCAGCAGGCCGGCGACGGCGGCGGCAATGCCGAACAGCAATTCCAGCCAGGTGCCCTGGGTGTTGCGCGTGTCCAGGTCCTGTTGCAGTTCGAGGACCGGCGCCAGCAGGGTCGGCATGGGCACGTCCAGCAGCACGGCCCAGGGCTTGGAATCCGGAATCGGCTGCAGCGGCGCGAGCACCTGCAAGTGATGGTTGGTCTGTTGTTCATGGGCCTTGCCCTGACGCTGCAGACCCAGCAGTTCGGCGGCCTCGGCCGGGTAGACCTTGGCCAGGCCCTGGCCAAGCTGGCCGGCGTCCTTACTGTGACCGGCAAGCAGGCCGGCCGGGCTGAGGATGCTGATGGCGCCCTCGCCCTGGTACAGGCCCTGGCTGCCGGTAGCGGCCAATTGCTGGAGGTTGCTCAGGCTGATGTCCATGCCGACTACCGCGAGCATCTTGCCGTCCTCGATCACTGGGAAGGTGAGCGTCGTGATCAGCGTCTTCTGGCCCGAGGCGTCGTCGAAGTACGGGTCCAGCAGGCAGGGTTTCAGGGTCTGTTTCGGGCAGTTGAACCAAGTGTTGAACGGGCTGCCATCGAGCATCGGCGTGGCATCGCTGATCATCACCTCGGTCGGCGCCAGGCTGCTCAGGCTGCCGCCGCGCTGGGCCCAGTAGGTGGAGAAGCGGCCCACCTCGTTGCTGCCGAGATCGGCGCGGTTGGCGTAGAGCGCGTCGTTGCCGTCCAGGGCATTCGGCTCGAACACCAGATAGAGGCTGAGCAGTTGTGGATTGGCCTGCAGCGCGTCCTTCACCTGCTGATGCAGGTCTTCGCGCAGGGCTTGGCTGTCCAGTTGCAGTTTCTGTGCCTGGCGCCGCTGCAGCAGCACCTGGCGGGAGAAGTTGAGGCCGTCCTGATAGGACGACAGGAAATAACGCTGGATGGTCAGCGCCTGCACCTTGCCTTCCCCCTCCATGCGCTTGCGCGCCGAGGCCTCCAGCATCTGCGCGCTGTTCGCCTTGACCAACGCGGTGCCCGCGTCCATGCGATAAAGCGAAATGCCGATCAGCACGGCGACGATCGCCAGCAGGCAGAGGCCGGCCAGCAAGGTGATCTTCCACTGGATGGAAAGTCGGTTGAGAGGCATGGAATAGGTCCTGTGTGTTTCTTGTCGGCAATTGGGTGCAGGCATCGACCGCCCTTCCATAGGACGGCTGGAAAGCGCCTCAACTTGAATCAGGATGAATCAATGCGCGGTATTGCCCCGGCGTCGAACCGGTCCATTTCTTGAAGGCCTTGTAGAAGGCGCTGGTGTCGGCGAAGCCCAGCTCGAAGGCCAGTTCGGTGAAGTTGCCTTCGCCGCTGTCCAGCCGGGCGATGGCGAGGTCACGGCGTACCTGGTCCTTCAGCCCCTGGTAGGACTGCCCTTCCAGGGACAGCTTGCGGCGCAGGGTGGACGGCGCCATGTAGAAGTGGCTGGACAATGCCTCAACATCCGGCCAGCGCTCGGGCTTGATGCTACGCAGGTAGGCGCGGATGCGCGCCGCCAGGCTTTGCGGGTCGCGGTAGCGCACCAGGATGTTCGCCGGCAGGCCAGCAAGGAATCGCTTCAGGTCGCGGGGGCTGCGGCGCACCGGCAACTCCAGGCAGTCGGCATTGAACAGCAGGCGGCTCTGCGGGCGGGAAAAGCGCAGGTTGGTGCTGAACATCACCCGGTAGTCCTCGATGTAGTCCGGCACCGTGCAACGCAGGTCGACACCAAGGATGGGAATGCGCCGCCCGGCCAGCCAGCACATCAACCCGTGGATCATCAGCCACAGGGTGAAGTAGCTGAAAGCCCGACATTGCTGGCCCTCGGGCTCCTTCAGGGCAATCTCCGCCAGGCCGCCGCGCCGTTCCAGATTTGGCGAGAGGCCGTCGAACACCAGGTCGAGGAAGCCCAGGGTCACCATCAGCGCGTCGCCCACCGTGGGCTCCTTCACCGCCTGGCGAGTCAGGTAGGCGAAGCTGCCGGACTTCATTCGCCGGGGGTTCATGCCGAAGAACTCATCGTCCATGGTCCGGGCGATCAGCAGCCAGAGTTGCCCGTAGAGCTGGGACGACACGCGCCCATACGGCTTGGCCAGCAGCTCGGCGGAAATGCCGGCCTGGTCCAGCAGCCCGGAATCGTCAAAGCCCCGCTGGCGCAGTTCCAGCAGGGCTTCGTGGACCAGCCGGACGGAGATGGTCCCTTTTTCCGCGGACGTGCCTGTCATGGGCTCCCTTGGTGCAGGTGCAAAGAAGCGAACATTGTAGGGGCGAATTCATTCGCCAAGCAGAACACAGTTCTGCTCTTCCGGTCAGGATGAGGGCAGCTGCGCTGCCCTTGGCGAATGAATTCGCCCCTACAGGAAATCGATCGTCCGTCTGCCGGCACTACCGAATCGCCGTCACCTTGCCGTCCTTCGGCGGGGTCAGTTCCTCGATGCTGATCTCGCGCATGCGGAACTTCTGGATCTTGCCGGTCACCGTCATCGGGAAGGCCTCCACGAAGCGGAAGAAACGCGGCACCTTGAAGTGGGCGATGCGCTCCCTGGCCCAGGCGCGCAGCTCGTCTTCGGTGGCGGTGTGGCCGGGGTGGAACTTGATCCAGGCGACGATCTCCTCGCCGTACTTGCTGCAGGGAATGCCGATCACCTGCACGTCGGCCACGGCCGGGTGGGTGAAGAAGAACTCTTCCAGCTCGCGCGGGTAAATGTTCTCTCCGCCGCGAATGATCATGTCCTTGCTGCGCCCGACGATGCAGACGTAGCCGTTCTCGTCCATGGAGGCGAGGTCGCCGGTGTGCATCCAGCGGCCCGGATCGATGGAGTCGGTGGTCGCCTGCGGGTTGTTCCAGTAGCCCAGCATCACGCTGTAGCCACGGGTGCAGAGTTCGCCGATGGTGCCGCGCGGGACGATCCTGCCCTCGGCGTCGACGATCTTGCTTTCCAGATGCGGCTGGGTGCGGCCGACGGTGGTCACGCGCAGCTCCAGCTCATCGTCCGGGCCGGTCTGCAGGGATACAGGGCTGGTCTCGGTCATGCCGTAGGCGATCTGCACTTCACTCATGTGCATCTCGTTGATGACCCGGCGCATCACCTCGATCGGGCAGGTGGCGCCGGCCATGATACCGGTGCGCAGGCTGGACAGGTCGAACTCGCCACGCTGCGGGTGATCCAGTTCGGCGATGAACATGGTGGGCACGCCATAGAGCGCGGTGGCTTTCTCCTCGGCTACGGCGCGCAGGGTGGTCAGCGGGTCGAAGGCGTCACCCGGATAGATCATGGTGGAGCCGTGGGTCACGCAGCCCAGGTTGCCCATCACCATGCCGAAGCAGTGGTACAGCGGCACCGGGATAACCAGGCGGTCCTGCTCGGTCAGGCCCAGGCTCTCGCCGACCATGTAGCCGTTGTTGAGGATGTTGTAGTGGCTGAGGGTGGCACCTTTGGGGAAGCCCGTGGTGCCGGAGGTGTACTGGATGTTGATCGGGTCGTCGAACTGCAGGCCGGCTTGGCGCTCGGCCAGGGCTTCGGCACTCACCTGCCCCGCCTTTTCCTGCAGGGAAGCCCAGGGCAGGAAGCCGACCGGTGGGTTGGCGGCCAGGCTCACCACACCGCGAAGCTCCGGCAGCTTCTCGCAGTTCAGCGCCCCTGGCTCGGTGGCGGCCAGTTCGGGCACAAGGCCAAGGAACATGGCGTGGTAATCAGACGTCTTGAAGGCGTCGGCGCAGATCACCCAGCGGCAGCCGGATTGCTTGAGTGCGTATTCCAGTTCGCTGCTGCGATAGGCCGGGTTGATGTTGACCAGGATGGCGCCGATCTTGGCGCTGGCGAACTGGGTGATGCACCACTCGGCGCAGTTGGGCGCCCAGATGCCAAGGCGGTCACCGCCCTTCAGGCCCAGCGCAAGCAAGGCGCGTGCATGGCGCTCCACCGCGTCGGCCAGTTCCTGCCAGCTGTAACGCAGGCCCTGGTGCTTGACCACCAGCGCTTCGCGCTCGGGGAACTGGGCAACCGTGGCATCGAATGCCGCGCCTATGGTCATGGCAAGCAGGTCTTTGTCCTGCCGCCCCCGGGTGTAGCTCTGGTGATTCATGGCTTTCCCTTCTTGTCTTTGTACTGGGATACAGCTGTGAATGACGTAGTCGGCTTTATTTACCTTTACGTAAACGTAAAGGTAAATAAAGGCAGTTTTCCTGTCTAGTGGCCCATTGGTCGAATATGGGTTCTGTGGGGGCGAATTCATTCGCCAAGCAGGCCGCAGGTCTGCCCTGCGGCCTTGAAGGGGGCAGCTGCGCTGCCCCTAGCGACTGAAGTCGCCCCCACAAAAGCCCAACCCGCCCTTACCGGACAAACACCTGCGTCGTGGTGATGGACATGTCGCCGCCCGGCAGCTTGATGTTCTTCACCTTCTCCAGGCTGTCCGGATCGAACACCGCGATGTCGTTGAAGGTACCGGCCAGGTACAGCTTGGTGCCCTTGGTGTTGAAGGCGATGCAGTAGTAGGAGTGATCCAGGTTGGCCGCCTTGATCAGTTTCTGCTCCTTGATGTCGTACTTGGCCAGGCGGTTGAGCACGCCGAACATCTGGTTCGGGTCCTTCGGCGAGCGCAGGCCGGTGAAGTACAGCTCGGTCAGCGGCGCGAAGTCCTGCACCGTGGACTTGCCGGTCTTCAGGTCGATGCTGACGTAGCCATAGATGAAGTCGGCGGTGGCCAGGTCCTGCTTCTCATCCTTGAACTTGGCCGTGGTGTAGAGCATCGAGAACTCGTGGTAGGTGGTCTGGTGCGGCCAGAAATACAGCACATCCGGCGCGCTGTAGTTCGGACGCTGCCAGTTGCGGCCCGGCACGGCCACCTCGTACTTACCGGTGTTCACATCCATCTTGTAGATGTCCGGTCCGGCCACGTAGAGCGTGCCGTCATCGGCCGCACGCATGAGGTAGACCTGCCGCGGCATCGGGAAACTGCGCACCGGCTTGGCATCCAGCCCCGCGCGGGTGTCATAGACCTCCAGGCGCGGCTGCTTGACCACGTAATGGTCATTCAGCATTTCAGTCGGATTGACCGTGGTGTACAGCTCCTTGCCATCGGGGCTCAGGGCGAAGGAGAACATCGAACGCACCTTCTCCCCCGGCTTCTGCGACAGCTTCGCGTGGAACACCGTCTTGCAGTCGTCCAGGTCGACCCCGTAGAGGTCGCCGAAGTGGTTGTTGAGGATGAACGCGGTCTTGCGGTCCGGCGCCATCATCGCGGTTCCAGGACCAAAGGCGTCGGGCAGACGGCAGGTCTTGTACAGGCTGTCGGTGGCCAGATCCACCACGTGCAGGTTGTTGGGGTAGTTGGTGGCGATCATGTATTCATGACCGGCCTTCAGTGCCGGACCTGCTTCATCCGCAGCCCAGGCATTGATGCCCAGTGCGAGTCCGGCGACAGCGGTCGCCAGGCTGGCGATGGCGTTGAGTTTCATGCGGTTTTCCCTCTTGTTCTTGTCGCCGGTCATTTGTCTTTCGGGAATACGGTGCCGAGGTTGCGCCAGTCCTCTTGCGAGTTCGTCGCCTGGGCGTTCCAGTCCGGGTAGGTGCTCATCATGTCGGGCACCTGGGCCGGCCACCAGCAAGGGTCGGAGCAGCCATAGAGGTCGGCTTCCATCGGTTGGCAGAGGGAACTCACCCCGCCGAAGGCGTCCACTTCCCAGCCCGGGTCGGTGGTGGCGGTGCAGCCGGCCACCGCACTCATGGCCATGACTTCTTCGATGCGATCTTCGGCTGCGGCTTTTTCGAGCATTTGCGCTTTGTTGTTGAGCGGCTTCAGATGTTTCATGTCAGTGCGCCTTCCGCGGAGAGATGTAGCTGCTGATGAAGGCCGGGTTGACGGCCATGATGCGGCTGTAGACCTCGATGCCGAAGTCCACCCAGTCGCGCATCAGCTCGCAGTAGTGATAGGTCGGGTGAGTGGGGTCGCCGTAGCGGGCGTAGCTCTCGTGGTAGCAGCCGCCGGAGCACAGGTTGCGGATGCGGCAGGTGTCGCAGCCGGTGCCGGTGCGGTCCAGGCGCTGGGAGAGGAAGTCGTTGAGCTCGACCTGCTTCACCCCGCTGTGCACGTTGCCGAAGGTCGGCAGGCTGGAGCCGGTGAAGCGATGGCAGAGGTTCAGCTCGCCCTTGTGGTCCACCGCCAGCATCTTCAGGCCGGCACCGCAAGGCAGCGCCTTCTTGTGGCCCTCGTGGATGTCGGTGATCAGTTGGTGCAGGTTGGAAAAACCGATGTTGCGGTGCTCCAGCGCCGCCTCCAGGTAGCGCCGCCCCAGGGCCTTCATGTTGGCGAAGACTTCCACCAGTTCTTCACTGGTGAGGTTGAAGTTCGCCATGTCGCCCGAGGTGACCGGGGCGAAACCGACTTCGGCAAAACCCAGTTCGTTGAACAGGTGGTTCCAGATGGTCTCGACGTCGGTGATGCCACGGGTCAGGGTCACCCGTGCGCCCACCGGACGGCTGCGATAGCGCGACAGCAGCATGTCCACCTTGCGCCGTACCACGTCGTAGGTGCCCTGCCCGCCCACGGTGATGCGGTTGCGGTCATGCACCGTCTTCGGCCCGTCGATGCTTACCGACAGCCCGAAGCGATGGGCATTGAGGTAGTCGATGATTTCTTCGGTCAGCAACGTGGCGTTGGTGGTCATGATGAACTCCACCTGCTTGCCCGCTTCTGCAAAGCGGCGCTCGCAGTAGTCCACCATGTGCTCGATCAGCGGCCGGTTCGACAGCGGCTCGCCGCCGAAGAAAACCACGCTGTAGCGTTCCTCGTCGGGCGACTCGCGAAGCAGCATTTCCACCGAAGCCTCGGCGGTTTCGGCGCCCATCTTCTTGCCAGCGGAGGGCTTGTCGAGGTCCTCCTTGTAGCAGTAGGTGCAGCTCAGGTTGCAGCCGGTGTTGACGTTCAGCACCACGGTGTTCAGCGCGGTGCGCTCGACCTTGCTGATGCCGATTTCCGGCGTCAGCGGCGAGCCGTCGCTGACCACTTCCAGCGCGATCAGCTCGCGCAGGGTTTCACTGACGTCCTGCCCGGCGAAACGCCCGGCCAGGCGTTGCACCAGGTCTTCCGAAGTACAGCCCTGCTGGCGCAGGGCGTCGATGATGCTGCCGGTCACATCGTCGGTAGCGAACAGCGAGCTGCTCGGGATGTGGAACAGCATACGGTCGGCGTCTACCCGCACTTCGTGCAGGTTGCGTTCGACCAGATTCAAGATGGCGCCCATGGCGACCTCCCGGAAATTTGCCCAATCGTCGTTGCGAATCCGGGCGGGACGAGCCCGCCAGAGCCACTGCCGGTCAAGGCAGCGGCGGGTTGTTCCAGCGCTGTACGGTGACGATCAGGTGGCCTTCGCCCTTCTGGCCACCCTCTTCCAGCTGGGCGATCACCTTCAGGTTGCCGGCGTTGTTGGTCATCATCTTGCGTTCCGGGTTCGGGCCTGCGCCGCCTGGGACGAAGACGCCGTCTTTCTGCATCACGCCTGCGAACTTCACGTCCTCGTCTTCCCTGGCGCGCTCGTCGAAGGGCTCCACCGACCATTTCGCCGGTAGGAAGCCGATGCGATAGGGCTTGCCGTCGGCGCCCTTGCCCCAGGCCTCGGCCTCGAAGCGGCCCTGCACCTTGGGCGTGGAGCCGCCGTTCTCACCGACGCGGGCGATGGAGAACTCGGGCACCACCTTCACCTCACTGATGTCCTTGTAGACGGCAAGGTCGACGCCGTTGAGCTTGCCCAGGGCCACGCCACGCAAGCCCGGTGCGGCATCGGCGGCGGCCTTGACCTTGACGCGGAGCTGTTTCGGGGTGACTTCCAGCACCTTCACCACCTCGACGCCCAAACCGAAATCCGGCGTGCCGGACAGGCCGCTGCCCACCAGGGTCAGCTCGGCTTCGCTACCCGCCTTGAGGAAGGCGGGTTGCACGGCCAGCAGCTTGGCGTTGCCCTCTTTGGCGGCGCTGAAATCCAGGCCGCGTTCGTCGTGCTCGGCCTCGAACATGCGGCCCTTCATTTCGCCGTTCAGGGCAGCGAAGACCTGACGCATGTTGGTCTCGCCGACCTTCACGTTGCCGCGCCATTCGTAGCCGTTGTAGAGAATGGCCGAGCCCGTGCCGGTGAAGGGCGTGCCGTCGGCGTACTGGCCTTTGACCTCGACCTTGAAGGTGTCGCCGGCATCGGCAGTCACCGTCATCACGCCGCGTACGTCACCCTTGGTCAGCATGTGGCCGCTGAAACTCCACTGCCCGGGCAACGCATCGGCCTTGGGCCTGGCCTTCTGCCAGTCGGCCCAGGCCTTGTCTTCCAGCGGGAAGCGCTTGGCCAGCTCCGGCACCATTTCCTTGAGGGCGAGATCCAGCCAGTCACGATCGCGGGACTGAGCCTGGTATTCGAGGGACGGCCACTGGCCGAGATGGAAGTTGACCAGGTGTTCCCACTCCTTGGCGGGACGGCGCTGCAGGGCAACGCGGGCACCGGAGTGGCAGCGGCCGCACATCTGACTCAACTGGTCGTCGAACTGCTCGACGGTGTTCAGGCGTCGCTCCATGGCGTAGCGCACGCCGTCGGTCTCGCTGGGTGCCAGGCCTTGCTTGTCGGCCAGGTACTTGACCAGGGTGCGGCGGTCGCCATCGCTGATCTGGAGGCCGTGCATCACCTGCATGCGCCCGATGCTCATCAGCCAGCCCTCTGGGGTCTTGCGCTGGTGACTGATGCGACTATAGGAATCGTTGCCTTCGGGGATATGGCAACCCATGCACTTGGACTTGAGGAGGGCTGGACCCTCCTCGGCTGCATGGGCCTGGGCAAACATCAGGGACGCCATGGCCAGTGCCAGGGTGCCCGCGCGTTGCCGGAGTCGAGTCGTCTTCAAGGTCAGACCTCCACGGTGTTGTTCTTATGGTTTGCACCCCACGGCGGAGCGGGTGCAGTTGTCACGGCAAATACATAATGTGTGCCATGCCGATGAAAGTCCTTTTACAACAACGGTTTAGCCTTAAAAAGCAGGCTTGGCGGGGATGCTGGCAGTCGGCCCGTTCGTCTAATTTCGCGACAGACTGTTCCAGGCTGAGACGAGGCCGCACAGCACCTGACAAGGGTAGACGGCGAGACTGTTCCAGGCCCGTCTCAGACCGTCTCAATCTGCAACAGGCCATCGCGGCGATCCTTACCGAAAAACCCAATAAAATCCTTTTAATTCATTGCCTTATGTTCATATTCAAGCCTTGGCATGGCGGTTGCGAAAGCGGGTTACAACTTCAATGAACAGAGGCTCCATCCCATGCTCGCTGACCTGCCCGTCCTTCCCCAGACCCAAGCCTTCCTCAACCGCAAGCTGAAGATGCTGATCGGCGCAGAGTGGCAGGACGCCGCCAGCGGCAGCACCATGAACTTCCGCAACCCGGCCACCGGTGAAGTCCTGGGCGAAGTGCCCTCCGCTACTGCCGAAGACGTCGACCGCGCCGTACAAGCCGCGCGCCAGGCCTTCGACGATTCCGCCTGGAGCCGCATGCGCCCGCGCGAGCGGCAGAACCTGCTGTGGCGCCTGGCCGACCTGATGGCGCGCGATGCCCAGGAACTGGCCGAGCTGGAATGCCTGAACAACGGCAAGAGCGCCGCCGTGGCCCAGGTCATGGACGTGCAGCTGGCCATCGACTTCCTCCGCTACATGGCCGGTTGGGCCACCAAGATCGAAGGCACCACGGTCGACCCGTCCCTGCCGCTGATGCCCGACGACCAGTTCCACGGCTACATCCGCCGCGAAGCCGTGGGCGTGGTCGGCGCCATCGTCGCCTGGAACTTCCCCCTGCTGCTGGCCTGCTGGAAGCTCGGCCCGGCGCTCGCCACCGGTTGCACCGTGGTGCTCAAACCCGCCGACGAAACCCCGCTGACCGCCCTCAAGCTGGCCGAGCTTGTGCTGGAGGCGGGCTACCCGGCCGGGGTGTTCAACCTGGTCACAGGCACTGGCCTGAACGCCGGCGTTGCCCTCACCCGCCATCCGGGCGTCGACAAGCTGACCTTCACCGGCTCCACCGAAGTCGGAAAGCAGATCGGCAAGGCCGCCATGGACAACATGACCCGTGTGACCCTGGAACTGGGCGGCAAGTCCCCCACCATCGTCATGCCCGACGCCAACCTGCAGGAAGCCGCCGCCGGTGCCGCCACCGCGATCTTCTTCAACCAGGGCCAGGTGTGCTGCGCCGGCTCGCGCCTCTACGTGCACCGCAAGCACTTCGACAATGTGGTGGCCGACATCGCCGGCATCGCCAATGGCATGAAGCTGGGCAACGGCCTGGACCCGAGCGTGCAGATGGGCCCGCTGATCTCCGCCAAGCAGCAGGACCGCGTCACCGGGTACATCAACCTCGGCCGCGAACTAGGCGCCACCATCGCCTGCGGTGGCGAGGGTTTCGGTCCCGGCTACTTCGTCAAGCCGACCGTCATCGTCGACGTCGACCAGCAACACCGCCTGGTGCAGGAAGAAATCTTCGGCCCGGTGCTGGTGGCCATGCCCTTCGACGACATCGACGAAGTCGTGCGCATGGCCAACGACAACCCCTACGGGCTGGGCGCCAGCATCTGGTCCAACGACCTCTCGGCCGTGCACCGGATGATCCCGCGCATCAAGTCCGGTTCGGTCTGGGTCAACTGCCACAGCGCCCTCGACCCTGCCCTGCCCTTTGGCGGCTACAAACTCTCCGGCGTTGGCCGTGAGATGGGCGCGGCAGCCATCGAGCACTACACCGAACTGAAGTCGGTGCTGATCAAGCTCTGATCCGCGGCTCCTGTGGGAGCGATTTCAATCGCAAGTAAACATCCACGTTCGTAGAACGTGGACTTGCTTTTCGCCCCCTATAAGGGGGTAGCTCGGAGCAGGCGGCCAAATCGTAGCCCGGATGAAATCCGGGAGCGGACGGTAGGAACTTCCTCGGATTTCATCCGGGCTACGGACTCCCAACACCGAAACACGCATTCCGTAGGAGCGAGCTCTGCTCGCGAACAGCCCGAGCACGATCTTTCGCGAGCAGAGCTCGCTCCTACAGAAAGTCTGACTTCATCCTTCTAGTCGGAGCATTTCCATCGTCACAGGCAGAGCCGGTGACTCATGACCACGTCCTAAGGACGTGGTTTCCCGAGTTCAAATGAATTCGCTCCCACAATAGCGCTGACCAACGAAATCCATCGCTCCCTCGTAGGGTGGATCACGCTTCACCGATCCACCTTCCAGAGCCCGGCCCGGCACCCTTGGTGGATGGAAAGAGCGCCATCCACCCTACATATGCCGGACCGCAGGATGGGTAGAGGAACGAAAACCATTGGGCCCGACCGCCTCAAAATCCAGTCAGAATGACAACAACCGTTGTCATTCGCACCATGGTCAAAATGACCCGCACAAACCCAACCGGCTGATTTATAGGGGTTCGGTTACTGGCACGAAAAATGATCCTTCTCCTTCGCCATCCCCAATCGAAGGGAACCATCATGAAAGTCCCTAACGTCGCCTTGTGCCTTGCCCTGCTCTCCTCGCCCGTCACCTTTGCGGCAGAAGTGATATCCGAAGTCCCTGACACCACCGTCGGCAAAGCTTCCGGCGGCGTGACCGGGCTGATGCTCGGCGCCATTGGTGG comes from the Pseudomonas sp. TCU-HL1 genome and includes:
- a CDS encoding AMP-binding protein, with the protein product MNHQSYTRGRQDKDLLAMTIGAAFDATVAQFPEREALVVKHQGLRYSWQELADAVERHARALLALGLKGGDRLGIWAPNCAEWCITQFASAKIGAILVNINPAYRSSELEYALKQSGCRWVICADAFKTSDYHAMFLGLVPELAATEPGALNCEKLPELRGVVSLAANPPVGFLPWASLQEKAGQVSAEALAERQAGLQFDDPINIQYTSGTTGFPKGATLSHYNILNNGYMVGESLGLTEQDRLVIPVPLYHCFGMVMGNLGCVTHGSTMIYPGDAFDPLTTLRAVAEEKATALYGVPTMFIAELDHPQRGEFDLSSLRTGIMAGATCPIEVMRRVINEMHMSEVQIAYGMTETSPVSLQTGPDDELELRVTTVGRTQPHLESKIVDAEGRIVPRGTIGELCTRGYSVMLGYWNNPQATTDSIDPGRWMHTGDLASMDENGYVCIVGRSKDMIIRGGENIYPRELEEFFFTHPAVADVQVIGIPCSKYGEEIVAWIKFHPGHTATEDELRAWARERIAHFKVPRFFRFVEAFPMTVTGKIQKFRMREISIEELTPPKDGKVTAIR
- the peaA gene encoding quinohemoprotein amine dehydrogenase subunit alpha is translated as MASLMFAQAHAAEEGPALLKSKCMGCHIPEGNDSYSRISHQRKTPEGWLMSIGRMQVMHGLQISDGDRRTLVKYLADKQGLAPSETDGVRYAMERRLNTVEQFDDQLSQMCGRCHSGARVALQRRPAKEWEHLVNFHLGQWPSLEYQAQSRDRDWLDLALKEMVPELAKRFPLEDKAWADWQKARPKADALPGQWSFSGHMLTKGDVRGVMTVTADAGDTFKVEVKGQYADGTPFTGTGSAILYNGYEWRGNVKVGETNMRQVFAALNGEMKGRMFEAEHDERGLDFSAAKEGNAKLLAVQPAFLKAGSEAELTLVGSGLSGTPDFGLGVEVVKVLEVTPKQLRVKVKAAADAAPGLRGVALGKLNGVDLAVYKDISEVKVVPEFSIARVGENGGSTPKVQGRFEAEAWGKGADGKPYRIGFLPAKWSVEPFDERAREDEDVKFAGVMQKDGVFVPGGAGPNPERKMMTNNAGNLKVIAQLEEGGQKGEGHLIVTVQRWNNPPLP
- the peaD gene encoding quinohemoprotein amine dehydrogenase subunit beta, translated to MKLNAIASLATAVAGLALGINAWAADEAGPALKAGHEYMIATNYPNNLHVVDLATDSLYKTCRLPDAFGPGTAMMAPDRKTAFILNNHFGDLYGVDLDDCKTVFHAKLSQKPGEKVRSMFSFALSPDGKELYTTVNPTEMLNDHYVVKQPRLEVYDTRAGLDAKPVRSFPMPRQVYLMRAADDGTLYVAGPDIYKMDVNTGKYEVAVPGRNWQRPNYSAPDVLYFWPHQTTYHEFSMLYTTAKFKDEKQDLATADFIYGYVSIDLKTGKSTVQDFAPLTELYFTGLRSPKDPNQMFGVLNRLAKYDIKEQKLIKAANLDHSYYCIAFNTKGTKLYLAGTFNDIAVFDPDSLEKVKNIKLPGGDMSITTTQVFVR
- the qhpC gene encoding quinohemoprotein amine dehydrogenase subunit gamma → MKHLKPLNNKAQMLEKAAAEDRIEEVMAMSAVAGCTATTDPGWEVDAFGGVSSLCQPMEADLYGCSDPCWWPAQVPDMMSTYPDWNAQATNSQEDWRNLGTVFPKDK
- a CDS encoding AraC family transcriptional regulator, with amino-acid sequence MTGTSAEKGTISVRLVHEALLELRQRGFDDSGLLDQAGISAELLAKPYGRVSSQLYGQLWLLIARTMDDEFFGMNPRRMKSGSFAYLTRQAVKEPTVGDALMVTLGFLDLVFDGLSPNLERRGGLAEIALKEPEGQQCRAFSYFTLWLMIHGLMCWLAGRRIPILGVDLRCTVPDYIEDYRVMFSTNLRFSRPQSRLLFNADCLELPVRRSPRDLKRFLAGLPANILVRYRDPQSLAARIRAYLRSIKPERWPDVEALSSHFYMAPSTLRRKLSLEGQSYQGLKDQVRRDLAIARLDSGEGNFTELAFELGFADTSAFYKAFKKWTGSTPGQYRALIHPDSS
- a CDS encoding aldehyde dehydrogenase family protein: MLADLPVLPQTQAFLNRKLKMLIGAEWQDAASGSTMNFRNPATGEVLGEVPSATAEDVDRAVQAARQAFDDSAWSRMRPRERQNLLWRLADLMARDAQELAELECLNNGKSAAVAQVMDVQLAIDFLRYMAGWATKIEGTTVDPSLPLMPDDQFHGYIRREAVGVVGAIVAWNFPLLLACWKLGPALATGCTVVLKPADETPLTALKLAELVLEAGYPAGVFNLVTGTGLNAGVALTRHPGVDKLTFTGSTEVGKQIGKAAMDNMTRVTLELGGKSPTIVMPDANLQEAAAGAATAIFFNQGQVCCAGSRLYVHRKHFDNVVADIAGIANGMKLGNGLDPSVQMGPLISAKQQDRVTGYINLGRELGATIACGGEGFGPGYFVKPTVIVDVDQQHRLVQEEIFGPVLVAMPFDDIDEVVRMANDNPYGLGASIWSNDLSAVHRMIPRIKSGSVWVNCHSALDPALPFGGYKLSGVGREMGAAAIEHYTELKSVLIKL
- the peaB gene encoding quinohemoprotein amine dehydrogenase maturation protein, producing the protein MGAILNLVERNLHEVRVDADRMLFHIPSSSLFATDDVTGSIIDALRQQGCTSEDLVQRLAGRFAGQDVSETLRELIALEVVSDGSPLTPEIGISKVERTALNTVVLNVNTGCNLSCTYCYKEDLDKPSAGKKMGAETAEASVEMLLRESPDEERYSVVFFGGEPLSNRPLIEHMVDYCERRFAEAGKQVEFIMTTNATLLTEEIIDYLNAHRFGLSVSIDGPKTVHDRNRITVGGQGTYDVVRRKVDMLLSRYRSRPVGARVTLTRGITDVETIWNHLFNELGFAEVGFAPVTSGDMANFNLTSEELVEVFANMKALGRRYLEAALEHRNIGFSNLHQLITDIHEGHKKALPCGAGLKMLAVDHKGELNLCHRFTGSSLPTFGNVHSGVKQVELNDFLSQRLDRTGTGCDTCRIRNLCSGGCYHESYARYGDPTHPTYHYCELMRDWVDFGIEVYSRIMAVNPAFISSYISPRKAH